Proteins encoded together in one Thermomonospora curvata DSM 43183 window:
- a CDS encoding DUF309 domain-containing protein: MRDRDEHGRPRNARPRDAYGRPLPRGATGVPTMPDELELGPEEALEEAQRLLDADRPFHAHEVLESVWKAAPPGERELWRGLAQVAVGLTHLRRGNPRGARALLTRAADRLEPYAARPPHRIDVAAVIAVSRDLAARSDDPALASAPLKVTLRAAR, translated from the coding sequence CGGGACGAGCACGGGCGGCCCCGCAACGCGCGTCCCCGCGACGCCTACGGGCGCCCCCTGCCGCGCGGCGCGACCGGTGTGCCGACGATGCCGGACGAGTTGGAGCTCGGCCCTGAGGAGGCGCTGGAGGAGGCTCAGCGGCTGCTGGACGCCGACCGGCCCTTCCACGCCCACGAGGTGCTGGAGTCGGTGTGGAAGGCGGCTCCGCCCGGCGAGCGCGAGCTGTGGCGGGGGCTCGCCCAGGTGGCCGTGGGGCTGACCCATCTGCGGCGCGGGAACCCCCGCGGCGCCCGGGCCCTGCTGACCCGCGCCGCCGACCGGCTGGAGCCGTATGCGGCCCGGCCGCCCCACCGCATCGACGTGGCCGCGGTCATCGCCGTCAGCCGCGACCTCGCCGCGCGCAGCGACGACCCGGCGTTGGCGTCCGCCCCGCTGAAGGTGACGCTGCGCGCGGCGCGCTGA
- a CDS encoding alpha/beta fold hydrolase produces MAGLDDSVIQIEGPWKHRAVSAGGTRFHVAEAGEGPLVLLLHGFPEFWWAWRHQLVSLSAAGFRAAAVDLRGYGGSDKPPRGYDLVTLAGDAAGLIRALGEACATVVGHDWGGLLAWTMAVHRPKVVQRLVVASAPHPLRLRQAVRTQPRRQARAARHSLGFQLPMWPERRLLRDDAALVGRMLHEWSGPGWPDESTERRIRQAIQIPGVAHSALEYHRWLIRSLPRPDGIRYARSMRTPIQAPTLQIHGALDPLTPPSGAQGSGRYVAAPYRWRLIAEAGHFPHEERPEAFDAVLLEWLKDSGAPGR; encoded by the coding sequence GCGGGTGAGGGCCCGCTGGTGTTGCTGCTGCACGGCTTTCCGGAGTTCTGGTGGGCCTGGCGGCACCAGCTGGTGTCGCTGTCGGCCGCCGGTTTCCGGGCAGCCGCGGTGGACCTGCGCGGATACGGCGGCAGCGACAAACCGCCGCGCGGCTACGACCTGGTGACGCTGGCCGGGGACGCCGCCGGGCTGATCCGGGCGCTGGGCGAGGCCTGCGCCACCGTGGTGGGGCACGACTGGGGCGGGCTGCTGGCCTGGACGATGGCGGTCCACCGGCCCAAGGTCGTGCAGCGCCTGGTCGTGGCGTCGGCCCCGCACCCGCTGCGGCTGCGGCAGGCGGTGCGCACCCAGCCGCGCCGCCAGGCCCGGGCGGCCCGGCACTCGCTGGGCTTCCAGCTGCCCATGTGGCCGGAACGGCGGCTGCTGCGCGACGACGCGGCGCTGGTGGGCCGGATGCTGCACGAGTGGTCCGGGCCGGGCTGGCCGGATGAGAGCACCGAGCGGCGGATCCGGCAGGCGATCCAGATCCCCGGGGTGGCGCACTCGGCGCTGGAATACCACCGGTGGCTGATCCGCTCGCTGCCGCGCCCGGACGGCATCCGCTACGCCCGCAGCATGCGCACCCCGATCCAGGCGCCGACCCTGCAGATCCACGGCGCCCTGGACCCGCTCACGCCGCCGAGCGGCGCCCAGGGGTCCGGCCGGTACGTGGCGGCCCCCTACCGCTGGCGCCTCATCGCAGAGGCCGGTCACTTCCCGCACGAAGAACGCCCCGAGGCGTTCGACGCGGTGCTCCTGGAGTGGCTGAAGGACTCCGGCGCCCCCGGCCGCTGA